GATTAAGCTTTCTCCGAGAAGTCAAAACGGGGCTTCTTCGCCGGCATCGGGCTCATCACTTCGTCGTCTCCGTTCACCAACGAGAATTCCGGTACAGGAGGGATGTTAAGGTCAAACCCACGGTGACCGCTGCTGACGTGGCTGGTGGACCCCGCTCCTTCGGAGTTAGCCACGCTGCTGCTACTGTTGTTATTCCCCTCGTAGTGGCACCGCTTGTGTCCGCCGAGAGCTTGGCCGGAAGGAAACGACTTGTGACAGATCGAGCAAACATGCGACTTCCCACTTCCGGTTGTCACCGCGGATGTGGTCGACGTTGATTGATCGTCTCCTCCGCCGGATAGGGTCTGTGATAAGTTTTTCCGGTGACTGGCCTTGTGTCCGCCGAGTGCTTGGTAAGACGAGAAGGACTTGTCGCAGACGCTGCACGTGTAGGTTGACGACTTCTCCCCCACCGTcaccggaggaggaggaagagggtTACGGTTGCTGCGATCTCCGTCACGAGCGAGGAGCAAGAGGCAGAAAGCGAGATACTCTTCTTCTGTGAGGTTCTTGTGGGGGAAGTCGGATCTGGATCGTTTAGATCTTTTACCCTTGGTCCAGTGTTCGACGCCGTGAAATCTTGAAGAATCTTCGAACAGAGGAGGGACCGGAGAAGCTAGTCTCGGTGAACTGATAGCCTCGAGCGCCATTAGTATATTAGAAACTGAAGATCTTTCTGGTAAAAAACAAGAAGGGCAATTTAGAGAggctttttttttgtgatgaaATGAATTGAAAAGGGGAGAATTGTTTTATGTTGAAGAGGAAGTGAAAGAGTgtgaatacatatatatagagtgaAAGGTGAAGGGAGTGTGGTAAGGAAGTTGCGTGACAAGTGGTGGGAAAGTACAAAGAGTGAAGGTGGTGTTGGGTTCGACTTGGTACACGTGTGGAAAGAGTGGTGATGAGATGAAAAAAAGGAAGAGGTCGACTATAAAAGACTTTTTCTTCATTTACTTTTTGATGCCATGCCGCCTTGCAAGTTGCAATATTCTAGAGAGTTTCCTTCTGTTTTGTTATGGTCATTAGTCATGGTCATCCTATGCTACACGTTTCGagttttactatttattttcaaGAAGACAGAAAGTTCTAACTTACAACTACTACTAGctagttgaccaaaaaaatatctaCTAACCAATACTGATTTGAAAAGCATCTACATACAGAGATTCATTTGAGATGGACAAGTTCTAGATGAATATGAATGGGAAATGTTGACTATATAGAAGCTTTGAACAGTATTGATTGAGAAGGTAAAGTTTAAGGAACAAAAGAGAAGGTTGAGACGGTGCATGAACAAAGACTATAGAAGAAGAATGCTATTCCTAGTCTAGACGGTCAAAACCCAAAATTAGAATAAAGTATATTTAAATCCAACGAACCAACTTGTTTGGTCCAACTTGATTTTATGGAAACGAACTACATTTGACTTGAACACAAAAGAACCATCTTTTACTTTTCTTCACGCGGTGCTTTTCAAACCgtcgggtttttttttttttgaacacaaacaACTTATATTAAATCAAACCATGAAAAAAATCACGTGGTGACTGCAGCATTACAAAGGGCTGATTTAATAAGTAGATCAGCCTCCAAGTTTAGGAAACGAGAAATAAAAGACAAAGTGCAATAATCAAACAAGGAGGATCGAAGTTCGATGTCGCAGACTAATTCGTAGAATTCGACCGGTGATGACTTCGAACAGATTGCTCTCACGAGCACTTGACAGTCTGAAAAAACACAGACCCTGGTGTAGCCCCGTATTTTGTTTGTACACAATTAACGGAGGCCTTTTCGACATTTATTGTCAAAGACAAACTGCTCCTAAACCAAGCCTATACACGGTTTCCAGTTGTTGATCGACGCGTGTCGTGATCACCAGCATAGTCGGCGTCACAATAGGCAACTATCTTACAGCAGAAAAAGCTCAAACTAAATGCTATTCAAGAACCAAAAAGACTGAACTGAGGGAAGCCCTGTTGCAGAAGATTCGCTTGCATCTCGTTGGAAATCTTTCCAAAGTTATAGAAGGAGGGAAGGCGCGCTACAACTAAATAACAGCCAGCTGAAAAATGCTAGCTAGTTAGGCTAGCGTGCAATGGCTAATACATATTCTAGGAAATGACAGGACTGGCAACAAATCCAAAAGGAAAAGTAAGTGGACCTGCCTCATCTCTGGAAGCCCGGCTCGCGAGAGGGGGGCGTGTGAAAGGGCCAGACGAAACGCTAAGCCTTCGCCAGTAAGGGCAGACGCGAAAACCGTCCGGTTTAATTGCTTTTATTTGACGCAAACACCTAACCGGATGACGGCATTGAGTAGTGGCTAAACATAAAGTCGAAAGATATGTATCGATTGGAGGACCCCAAATTAACATTGAAATGCTGGAAAACAACGGATAATGATCGACGTATAAACTATATACACTGCACATTACGTGTCGATTACTTTAACCTTTGATTATCACACAATAAACGAATGGGTTTTGTCGTTATTTTCCCGGTTTCTTACCATGGAAGTGTCGGCCACAAATTATTATGGTCACGTTTTGATCATGTTATTGTTTTTCAGTTCTCTAACCTCTATCGTAAAGTTTCTCActgaatttattatataaaacaatattatgtgtattattatatttaaaccaaaaaagttGACAAATGGAAGTCACAAAAGAAACACCATTACATTAAATCATTTATGAAGAAGCAGTTTGAACAGATTCAATAATAAGAGGATCACCTTCTAGTCATCGAATCTGTTTGAGCATAGCCGCTATAAATTCTCTTTGGAGCTATGTTGCAGttaggcctgggcaaaataaccggaaccgaagaaccgaaccggaaccgaaccgaaatacccgaaaccggaaccggaccaataccctcaaatatccaaacggttcctatatttttatatccgaaataaccgaaccgaaccggaaccgaactgagaaccgaacgggtacccgaatatataaaaatattaattatatatacatataacatcactaaatatatatttttaatttaaaattctattaaaagtatttgaaaatagttgaggataactaaattattataaagtatccaaactacccaaaagtatccgaaactattcggatagttttatccgaaatatccaaagtaatccgaaatatccaaattttttatctaaatcatcctaattatttgatattttaccttaaataaccaatattttatccaaattatccgaactgcccgaactatccgaacccgaaccggatccaaatgagaaccgaactttttccggatatttttcggttcctacatttactatccgaaccgaaccgaacccgaaactatccgaaccgaaccgaaccgaaaataggtcaagtactaaatggatcttctagcccctatccgaactacccgaaacccgaaatacccgaaccgaaccgaaccgatacccgaaatgcccaggcctagttgCAGtcatgctatttttttttttttttgtttgaaaaaggGCTTCAGTCATgctatttgaaatttaaatttggtTTTCAGCCAAAAAATGGTTTATAATTAATGTTAACGCAGGTAAAATAGTTGTGGTATCACAAGGTCTCGCTGTGGTATGCATCTCTGTTTTGGATGGTTTAGATCAAGGTTCGAACAGTGCATGACACAGACACGTGAGTGTTTATGtataaagaaaaacttgaaactTGTGACTTGTGAGGCAAATATGTGATGCAGAGAAACAAAAATGTGTTTGTCGGCGTGTCATCATGCATGGGTCACGCATTACCttttgaaagaaaacaaaactcacACAAACTTCCAACCTCTAAAACATGTAAAAAGTGCCAAGACATTAGACACAGTCAAAAGTGATTCTTATAACTCCACTATTTTTATGCGGTTGgtgtctagcttttttggattAGAAACGAAGAAAAACGAAAAATTTTGGACGGTGGATAGTGTTTGTTGTACAGTGGGCGTTAAATGATTAATTGTATTTAGTCATCCCCTATATTTTAGGGGTTGTATTTAGTGTATCATGTACAGTAGTCGGCATTAATATGTGTCAAGAAACCTATTTCTTGTATTGATCAAAGTCAAAGGACCaaagtatatatacatacgATATTCTTCAAATCCTTTCCATCCAAGTGGCTTAGTAAAAATGTCTGCAAGCTGAGAATGAGTAGAAACATGCTTGGTCGCAATAACACCCTTGACAATTTCATCTCGTATAAAATGACAATCGTTCTCTACATGCTTCGTACGCTCATTGAAGACCGGGTTAGCAGCCAAGCAAATCGCAGACTTGCTGTCGCAATGCAAAGGAATCGGAGAAGAGAAGTGAATACCAAAAGTACGCAGGAGATTGCGTATCCAAAGTACCTCATGAACAGTGGACGACATTGCCCGATATTCAGCCTCACAACTCGAGCGTGACACACAATCTTGTTTCTGTGTTTTCCAAGAAATGGGAGAACCACCAAGAGTAATAAACCATCCAGTAAGAGATCGACGAGAGGTGCGACATCCTGACCAATCGGAGTCACACCAAACAGATAATGTGAGCGCAGTATGAGCTCGAAGAAGGATACCATGTCATGGATTTCCTTTTAAATAACGTACAACTCGTAACGCAGCATTCCAATGAGCAAGTTTTGGCTTCTGCATGAATTGAGCAAGGAGGTGAACCGAGTACGCCAGGTCTGGACGCGTGACGGCAAGATAGATAAGGCGTCCAATAAGGCGTCGATAGGCAGCGACGTCAGCAAGATCAGGGCCTTTGTCGAGGGCCAAAGTCCGGTTCTGTTCAATTGGAAAAGCTGCAGGTTTAGAAGCCAAGAGACCAGTTTCTTCGATAATGGCAAGAGCATACTTTCTTTGACAAAGATAAATTCCAAGAGGACCACAAGCAAGTTCCAAGCCAAGAAAGTATTTGGAGACACCAAGATCCTTCATATGGAAGCATCGATGCATATAAGCTTTAAACGATGCCAAGAGAGATGATTTACTTGCCAAGACAACGAGATCATCGACATAAATAAGAACCATAATGTAGTATGTACCGCGATCCATGTTGAACAGAGAATGATCGGAGAGAGACTGAGTAAAACCATAAGTCAATAACGAAGATGACAGTTTCTCGAACCAGCATCTAGGGGGTTGTTTTAAGCCATAGAGTGACTTCTTTAAGAGGCACACCTTGTTTTTATCTGAACCCTTGAAGCCAGGCGGTGGACGCATATAAACTTCTTCTTTCAGATCACCGTGAAGAAACGCATTAGAACGTCCATTTGATGAACCTCCCAGTTCCGAGATGCAGCGATTTGAAGAAATGTTCTAACTGTAGTCATCTTTGCGACAGGCGCAAATGTTTCTTCATAATCCCCACCCTCAATCTGGCAGTTTCCACACACTACCAACCTTGATTTAGGGCGTTCCAAAGTTCCATCTGCtctaaatttgtatttaaaaaccCATTTGCAGCTGAGAGCATGTTTATCAGGAGGTAAATCGACGACGACCCAAGTGCCATTATCAACCAGAGCCACATATTAATCTTGAATCGAGATACGCCAAATCTCATCTAGTATAGCTTGTCGATATGACGTGGGTTCTTTTAATGATGAGAGAGAAGCAAGAAAGTGACGATGGCTTTCCGAAAATTTCGAACAATCAACATAAAATTCAAGTGCATACGAAGCCGTGGTATGACATGTGACTGCAGGAGAGATAGTTTGAAGAACATAATCATGGAGTTTTGCTGGAATGGTCTTTGTACGTAAGCCTCTCCCAAGTTCCGTAGTCGGCAAGTCAGAAGGTATTACAGCTTCTGTTTCAGTAGTATCAGGTGACGTTGTCTCAGTGAGGGGCTGTGACTGTGTCCAGGCATTATCATTCACGTCTTCAGCGTCCTCTGTTTCATCAATGGTAGCCGGAGTTACAGAACTCTCCGGTAAGTCAGTAGAGATAAGTGGTGTCGAGTCATCACCAGTTTCACTGTCCGAGGCCAATTGTATATCATCAATAAGTGGAGTAGATAGTTCCTGGTCTGCAAGAACAGTATCAGATGACACtggtgatgttaggagttttcaagactcctaagacaaatgttgtagtatagatgattgtcgaaccagttctgagggatatcaaagcaccgagaatgcaagtactcacttaatctaagtgcaaccaatgatttagatgggttttaaactactactaatactagaaagcaattacagaatgatactttcttgactaagggaaaagagaactcatgggcatagggattagaccttgggtgatcaagtttcgaactaagaatggcaaatgatcaatcaaactatcaaccttaagcctagacacaattctaagcaagctctatgtctagatgaatgctcatttgctaacatatctcaaacatcaaatgtctttggttgaataatgtgaaagcaatcattactaacaagtctattagctatcttcgcacctttaacaacaaatttcttttgcaaagtatactaaaatcCTAGGAGAgatgtctcaggcatttcatcaaacaccttttgggtgggaaatgcttattgatcaacttttgagtggccaactcagaagatgcattatgaatactctacactaaaacatcctagaactaacctaatcacccttgatctacactaaaacatcctagaactaacctaatcacccttgatctccctaacccatgaattcaaaaggtgattactcactaatctccatgattcctcttaaacccatattggatttcagattaatcatgtagagaaatagataagaaatcaacaagaacacaagatgaaagcaatgaaatctgaatcaaaagaagttttactagttgttcttCCGAAAAGAGATTGtatcctccaatggcttacaaaaggtACTTAAACTTAGGTTTTAAagtgtaaaacgtgcataatgaaatgaccaaaaggcccttgagtagaaatgaattcgagcaaacagaaggcgcgcagcgacctccagtagtcgctctgagaggtcgctccaggcttcagGAGCTTCaggagcgacctggaggggtcgctgcgagacgtcgctccgggtcgctcttcgcgagcgacctcgctgtgtcgctccggtcacgtcgctcccagctggagcgaccttatggtgtcgctccggaacGTCGCTGTAAGGTCGCTCTCGTGCCTCCGAGcgatggagacgcgagcgacaTCGGGGTGTCgctctggccaagtcgctctgaaagggtgtcacagcgacttcacggtgtcgctccggtgaggtcgctcccatgcactgctcgtccaatgatcacctttatcacctctttggggctccaaatgcacccaaatgtctccaagaactccatgtggtactccaatacctgataaggactcatgtatgcaaaatgcaaccgaaacatgactaaatcctagactatatgatcaaaatgcacatggatgaatggataagacaattgaaatatgcaagatatcaactggCGGAACAGGAGCAAGTGGCGATGTTACTTCTTCTTGAGGTAACGAAA
This region of Brassica napus cultivar Da-Ae chromosome C5, Da-Ae, whole genome shotgun sequence genomic DNA includes:
- the LOC106431672 gene encoding zinc finger protein ZAT10; translated protein: MALEAISSPRLASPVPPLFEDSSRFHGVEHWTKGKRSKRSRSDFPHKNLTEEEYLAFCLLLLARDGDRSNRNPLPPPPVTVGEKSSTYTCSVCDKSFSSYQALGGHKASHRKNLSQTLSGGGDDQSTSTTSAVTTGSGKSHVCSICHKSFPSGQALGGHKRCHYEGNNNSSSSVANSEGAGSTSHVSSGHRGFDLNIPPVPEFSLVNGDDEVMSPMPAKKPRFDFSEKA